Part of the Cloacibacterium caeni genome is shown below.
TCAGAAGTTTCATAAGAAGTAATTTCGCCATTTGTTTGAGCAGTGCTTTCATTGGCTTCAAAGAATTTTAGATATTGTTTGGAAGAGAATTTTTGAATTTTATAAGGCACGATTTTATCATTTTTTCCAAAACTGATCCAAACGGATTTTTGTGGTGCAGATTTTAGCCAATTTCCACCAGGACCAGCAACAGTAACGAATGCAGCAAATTTTTCTGGTCGCATTTTCCATAAAACATTTACAAATCTAGAACCATTAGAATGTCCTACTGCGTAAATTCTATCGAAATCAATATTGTAATTTTTAGAAATTTGAGAAAAAACTTCATCAAAAAATTTCACATCTCGGTTTTGTAATTCGTCTGGATTCATTTGCCAACCGTTGTATTTTCCTTCTTTGTCTACGATAGAATTAGTAACTCCGGGAATTCCTTGCATGTAAATGACTAACGCTTCGGGGAAATTTTGATGAAAATTAAGATTTCTACTGGCGTGTTTCGCATTTCCACCATGACCATGAAAAACAAAAACCACTGGAATTTTTTCTGAATTTAATTTTGGCTCAAAAAAAAGTGCTTTTCTTTCTACGACATTAATTTGATAAAATTTTTCAGTTTGAGCGAATAGTTTTGTGCTGAAAATCAACAAGAAAACAATGATTGTGTTTTTCATCTGTTTATTATTATTTGTTTTTTATTGGTCAGATGGAACACCCTTACTCAAGCTCTTGTTTATCAAAAAAATAACAAGGGTGTTTCATTTTAAAAGCTTTAAATCTTTGATGAAAATTAAACAATAAAGTTAAAAATTTATTTTGGCACGCAACTTGGAATGTAAAAACTAATAACAAATAAAAATTATTGATATGAAAAAATATTTTACTTTAATGGTTCTTGCGATTTTCGGAGGATTATTGATGATGAGCTGCGAAATGAACGAAGTAGTAGAAAGAGATATTCAAGATAATGATACGTATCCTGTAATGAAGGATGTAACGGGAACTTTTAGTTCTACTAATAATTATGCCTTAGATCAAGCGATTGACATTCCTTCTTCTGATGTAGTTTTAGTGTATAGAAATATCAATTCTAACAGTTCAGCAAGTGCAATTTGGCAACTTTTGCCTAAAACTTTTTACTTGAGCGATAACAGAGAATTAGATTACAATTTTATTTTTGATACAAAAAGAGTTCAAGTAAGAACAGAAGCTAATTTTGACCAATCTACCATTACGAGTACAGAAAGAGCGACTTATCTTAACAATCAAACGTTTAGAATTGTACTGGTTCCAGCTTCTAGAGCAAATAGAACTGCTTCTCAGGTAAATTACGAGGATTATAATGCAGTAGTGAAATATTTTAACTTAAAAGAACCAAAATAATCACTAAATCATTCAAAACCATCCATATATTAATTTTTCACAAAAAAGAAATCCTAGCAAAATGAATTGCTGGGATTTTTTGTTGGGTAATAAAAATCAGATTTTTTTCCCACAAAAAGTTCTTACCTTTGTTGTCCTTTTAAAATTAAAATTATGAGTGTTCACATCAGTGCCAAAAAAGGCGAGATTGCAAAAACGGTATTACAGCCAGGAGATCCTTTAAGAGCTAAATACATCGCAGATAATTTTCTAGAAGATGTAAAATTGGTAAGCAAGACCAGAAATATTTTTTATTTTACAGGTTTGTATAAAGGAAAAGAAATTTCTGTAGGAGCAAGTGGAATGGGAGTGCCAAGTATTGGGATTTATTCTTACGAATTATTTACAGAATATGATGTAGATACCATTATCAGAATTGGGACTTGTGGTGGATATACTACAGATCTTAACGTTTTTGACCTGATAAATGTAGATGGAGCCGCAAGTGAATCTACTTATGCTAAATTTGCTTGGGAAATGGATGAAGAAATCATGTATCACCAAGGAAAAGCTTTTGACGTAATTAATGAAACGGCTAAAGAATTAGCTCTTGAAACTAAAGCGGCAAATATTCACACCAGTGATGTTTTCTACAGAAAAACACCAGGAATTCCTGCCATTGCAGAGAAATATAATTGTCCAGCAGTAGAAATGGAAGCTTTCGCACTTTTTGCTAATGCTAAACATTTAGGGAAAAATGCAGCAACGATTTTGACGGTTTCAGATATTATTCCAACAGGTGAAGAAATTTCTGCAGACCAAAGAGAAACTGCTCTTAGAACCATGATGACTCTGGCTCTAGAAAGCGGAATTAAACTTTAAAAAGTTCAAATAGATACTAAAAAACGCTTCGAAATTCTCGAAGCGTTTTTTTATTTTTCTGTTTCGTCATCTAGAAGATGGCCGAAATATTCTTTTTTAGTTTTCAGATATTCTTTGCTGTTTTCATTGGCTTCCATCTGAAGTGGAATTCTTTTATTGAGATGAATTTCACTGTTTTCTACAAATTTTATTTTATCAGGATTATTCGTTAAAAGATTGATTTCTTTTACGTCTAATAATTTTAAAATTTCAATGGCTACATTAAAATCTCTATCATCGGCAGGAAGTCCTAATTGAAGATTCGCTTGAACGGTATCTAGTCCTTTTTCTTGTAATGCGTAAGCTTTGAGCTTATTGATAATGCCAATATTTCTACCTTCTTGGCGAAGATAAACGATAATGCCTCCGTTTTCTTGAATAAATTTCATGGCTGCATCTAACTGCTGACCGCATTCACATTTTTTAGAATGGAAAACTTCTCCAGTAATACATTCTGAGTGAAAACGAACATTGATAGGTTTAGAAAAATCTGTATTTTCTGCAACCAAAGCAATATGAGGCATCCAGTCTTTTTCACTATCCGAAAAAGCCATTACTCTAAAGTTTCCAAAATCGGTAGGAACTAATGATTCTGCCTGTAATGTTATCATCTAATTTTTTATGTAAAGATAAGATTTACTTAGATTCTGTACTATCGAAAGAATCTATAAGACTAATGTTTGTTTTGATTTTAGCCAAATATCTATTCAGTAATTCTAAATCGTCTTTTGGAAGACTTGTTTTCAGCGTCTGAATTGTTTTATAAGAATTGGTGTAGTTTTTATAAGCCTTAGTTTGTTCCGCCTTGTTATTCTGTTTGATAGAATAAATGTAATCAGAAATATGCAGTTTCATTTTATAAATTTCTGCATTGAGTTTTTGATTTTTAAAAACTGGAAATTCTGTAAGCGTATTGGTGATTTCTGAGAGGTAATTCACCCTTTCCATAGATTTATACGTCTGTTCAGAAAAACTAGTTTGGGTAGAATAACTCGAAAAACTATTAGACAAAGGAGATAAATTTACTTTTTCTACCGAGCACGAAGTCAATAGAAGCAAGGCGAAAAGTAAATTTATTGTATTTCTCATTTTTATGAATTAGATTTTTGATAAAGGATAGGGTTAAGACTTTCGTCATTATACATCTTCATTTGTTTGTATACCTTCATCTTAACATCACCGTTTTCTATATCTAAAAGTAATTGATCAATCGCTTGGCTTAAATCTTCTTTCTGCTCTAGAAGTACATTGAGTTTTTCTGTACATTTTGCTCTATGTTCTTCTGTGGCAGATTCTCTAGTAGCTTCTTGGTTCATGTGATAAACTTTCAAAACGAGAATTGAAAATCTATCAATTGCCCAAGCCACTGTTTCTGTATTGATTTTAGCGTCTGATTTAGGCGTGATATTTTGATATTTTTGGAAAAAATAACTGTCAATATATTCCACCAAATCAGTTCTTTTTTGGTTAGAAGCATCAATTGTTCTTTTCAATTGTAGTGCTTCTACCGGATCAATATTTTCGTCTCTAATGATATCTTCTAAATGCCATTGTACGGTATCTATCCAATTCTTAGTATACAAAAGATGTTCCAAACTGCCATTTTCGAATGGATTATTTATAGGAAAGTCTACGTTATCATGTAAATGATAATCTTCAACAGATTTGTTGAAGATATTCCATGCGTGTTCGGTAAAAGACATGTTAAGAAGGATTTTGAGATTTATCTTCTGGCTTTTTTTCGTCTTCTTTTACAGCGTCTTTAAATTCTTTAATTCCGCTACCAACTCCTCTCATTAATTCAGGAATTTTTTTACCTCCGAAAAGTAATAAAAGTACGATAGCAACAATTAGGATATGCTGCCAAGAAAGTGATAGTATAATAATTGGTGAAATCATTTTTGAAAATTTTTACAAAGGTAAGGATTTTTTAATACGAAACCCAATCTAATGGATTAACTGGATTGGCTCCATTCCAAATTTGAAAATCGAGTGCAAAATTCCCATCAAAATCAGTTCCGATACTTCCAATGGTGGTTCCTGCAGAGACTTGTTGGTTTTTGGCAACGTTTACATTTTCTAAGTTTCCATAGATACTGAAGTAGTCTCCATGTTTAACCAATACAGTTTTTGCTCCACCACTTACCAAAATGTTGCTCACAACACCTGGGAATACACATCTTGCTCTCGTTCCGTTTGGAACTACCACTTTTATTCCGTTATTTTCAATAGTAATTCCTTTGAAAACTGGGTGCGGTTGTCTGCCAAATCTTTCAGTAACTTGACCAGAAGGAACAGGGAAAGACATTTTTCCTTTATTCGCTGCGAAGTTGCTTCCTGCGGTAATTGCTCCCACTCCGAAGTCTTTCATTTTTTTCTCTTCAACAGCTGCTTTTTCTTTATCTGTTTTATCTGCTAATGCTTTTGATGCATTTCTAGCTTCATCAGCTTTTGCTTTAGCAGCATTTGCTTTTTCTTCAGACTCTTTTTTCTCTTTTTCTGCTTTTGCTATTTTTTCGGCATCATTTTTTTCTTTGGCAACTCTTTCTGCTTCCGCTTTTTCACGGGCAAGTTTTGTAGCTTTTCTTTCCTCTTCTTCTGCTTTTTTCTTCGCAAGAGCAAGTGCATCAGCTTTCGCTTTATTCTCAGCGTCTATTTTTGCTTTTTCTTTTTCAGCGGCAATTTTTGCTAGTCTTATTCTTTCTGCTTCTGCTTTTTTATCTGCTTCAGCTTTAGCTTTGGCCGCTTTTATCTCTTCATTGATGAGATTTCTGATGGCATTTTCTACCTTTTTATTTTCGGCTTGTTTAGTCCTAAGTTCTCCTACCAGTTTTGCCTCGTTTTTCTTAAATTCTTCTAAAAGTACTTCTTTTTGTTTTCTTTCTACTTGAATTACAGCGAGTTCTTGTTTTTGCTTATTAAGAAGGTTTTCTTTCTCTTTTACAGATTTTTGCTTTAAACCGATAGATTTTTTGATTTGAGTAGCTTTTTGATTAATCTCAGCTGCTTTTTTATCTTGATATTCTCCGTATTGCTTGATGTATTGAACTCTTCTCAATGCTTCTCCTAAATCTCTAGAAGAAAGAATAAAGGTTACTTTGTTTTGAACGCCTTTGTTCTTGTATGCTTTTACTAGAATATCAGCATATTCTTTACGAAGAACTTTTAGTTCACGGTTAAATTTATTGATTTCTAACTGACGCAGGTAGATGTCATCTTCTATGAATCTTTTCTCTTTCTGAGTGTTATTATAAACTCTTTCTCGGAGCGCAATTTTTTTATTGACATCATTAAGATAAGCAAGAGATAATTTTGCTTCTCCTCTGGCTTTTGCAAGAGTAGCATTAATGGCAGCAATTTGTTTTTTTAGCTCTGAATTTTGTTTTTGCAGTTGTTCTTTTCTTCCTTGTTGAGAAAAGAAAATGCTAAAGGCTAGTAATCCTAATAATAAACTCAGTTTCTTATGCATCATTTAATTTCTGTCTTTGTATAATTAGTAGGAATGGAAAAAGGAGTTTCCATCTTCAAAAATTCAAATTTCGTATTTTCTATTAAAATTTGGTCTGTTTTCTGTGCTTTTATAATTATTTTAACACTTTTTGGGAGTTTTTGTGAACCGAAAATTTCATAATCATTATAGCTCACTTCTAGACTATTATTGTTTTTAATGTCTTGTAAAAATACCTTTTTCAAAGTCAATTCAGGAGAATATTCTAGTGAAGTTTTGTACTCACTGGTTTTACCATTTACGGTGATAATTTGGTTTTTAGCAGAATTCAGCAAATAACCGTTTTCATTTTGCAAAAAAGTATAATCTTTTTCATTAACAGGAATAAAGGTTTTACCGAGAAGTAAATTTTGTAAAGCTCTGTAATCTATGAAATTAACTTTCAAAAGATTATTGATGTAGTCAAAATTAGAATCAATATATGTCTTATTTATCTTTTCGTAGGCTTTGATTCCAGCAGGAGTAATATTGGCTCTTGCTTGAGACATAAAAAGAAATGAGAAATTTGCCCAAATTTTTTGGTCATTTTCTATGTAAAATGTTCCATCAATAGTTGGGATAAATCTGTCTGTCTCCGCATTGACTTTGCTAGTGATTTTTAAACTTTCAAAAGCATCTTTTTTAGTGATTGTTTCGAAAAAAGCTTTATTAGAACTTACATTTTCTGCAGGAGCTGGATTTTGTTCTACGGTTTTTCTAGCTTTACAAGATAATAAAGCTAATGATGAAATAAGGATAAGTATATAATTTTTCATATTCTATGATTGTAAATGTTACTTGTGGAAGAACATTACAATTTTAACGCCAAACCACACAATATGTTTTGTGTGGTTTGGTTAATTTATTGATTTATAGTGTATTAATCATTTCCTTTTGATAAAAAATCTAGCACCGAATAATCTCCTAAGGAAATTTCTCTAGAAACGCCAAAGTATTGTGCGTTACTACCAATCATAGAGTTGCTTAAATTACCATGATTGATGACTGTTTTCTCTTGAATCAAAGAATTTTCGATATTAGAATTTTCTACACAAGTTCCATTTCCTAAAGAAACATAAGGCCCAATTTTAGAATTTTTAATTTTTACATTTTCCCCGATAAAACATGGCGGAATAATAAGACTGTTTTCTATTTCTGCTGATGCTGGGAAATTTGCAAATTCTTCTTTTTCGTATTGAAGGATTTTACCATTGGTTTCTACAGTTGCATTTTTATTTCCACAATCCATCCAATCATCTACTTTTCCTAGAGAGAATTTAGCTCCTTTTTGACGAAGATTTTCAAGAGCTGTAGTCAATTGATATTCACCACCTACTTTTATATCATTACTCATGATATAATTAATTTCTTCCATCAATTTTTCAGCAGATTTGAAATAATAAATTCCAATAATTGCTAAATCTGAAACGAAAGTTTGTGGTTTTTCTACAAAATCAGTGATGAAGCCATAATCGTCTAATTTTACAACACCAAAAGCAGAAGGATCGGCTACTTTTTTTACCCAAATCACTCCATCAGAATTGGTATCTAGTTTAAAATCGGCACGGAAAAGGGTATCCGCAAATGCTACGACTACGTCTCCTTGCATAGATTGTTCTGCGCATTTTATAGCGTGAGCTGTTCCTAGAGGTTCGTCTTGCGTATAAACGCTTCCTTTTGCTCCTAGTTTTTCTGCAATTTCTATTAAAGATTGTTCAACTTCTGGTCCGAAATCTCCTATGATAAATGCTATTTCATCTATGTTTTCGCCAGCTACTTTTGCTATATCTTCTACTAATCTTTGTACAATCGGTTTTCCTGCAATAGGAATTAATGGTTTTGGAACGGTAAGTGTGTGTGGTCTTAGTCTAGAACCACGTCCTGCCATTGGAACTATTATTTTCATAGTTTAATTTGGTTTAAATTTATTTGTGTTTTTAATTGTTATTTTTTAGCGACTCCAGAACTGCCAAAACCACCTTCTCCGCGTTCTGTTTCTTCTAAAGTGTTTACTTCTTCCCAAGTTGCGGTTTCGTGTTTAGCAATAATCATTTGAGCGATTCTGTCACCGTCATTGATGGTAAATTCTTCGGCCGATAAATTTACTAAAATTACTCCAATTTCTCCACGATAATCAGCGTCTATTGTTCCAGGGGTATTCAGAACCGTAATTCCGTTTTTTAGAGCAAGTCCACTTCTAGGTCTTACTTGTGCTTCGTAACCTTCTGGAAGTGAAATGAATAAGCCTGTGCTGATTAATCTTCTCTCTAAAGATTTCAGCGTGATGGGTTCAGAAATATTAGCATATAAATCCATTCCTGCAGAAAGTGCAGTTTGGTATTTTGGTAAAGCGTGTTTTGATTTGTTGATTACTTTTATGGTCATCTTATTTTTTAATTTTTGATAAAATAAATTTCTTTTCAGAGTATAATAAAACTGTGGTGTAAATAATGAATAATAAATTACTTAACCAAAAATTATATTCAAAAACTTCTACAGTTATATAGCTAAATACGATTAATAGTATTATGAAGAAAGACATTTTCTTAATTTTATAATCTATAGGATAATATTTTTGTCCTAACCAATAAGAAAGTACCATCATTAAAAAGTAGGATGAGAATTTTACCCATGCAGAAACCATAAATCCGTATTTGCTTAAGAATAACAAGTTTAGAGCGATTGTGATACCTGCTCCAATCCAAGAAATGATAGTTCCGAAATGTGTTTTGTCTGTCACTTTATACCAAGTAGAAAAGTTATAATAAATCCCAAAAAATAAGTTAGCAATTACAATGATTGGAATAATATCTAAAGCTATCCAATATGTTTTATTAGGAATAAATAAGAGTTTTAACCAAGAAATATTAGTAATAATTCCCAGTGCAACTACAGAAGAAAAAAGAGCAAAATATTCTGCTACGTTTGCATAAGTATTTTTTGCGTTTTCACTTTGCATTTGTTTGAAAAAGAAAGGTTCTATTCCCATTCTGTAAGCAGTAACAAAAAGCGTCATCAAAACTGCTAATTTATAAGTTCCTCCATAAGCTCCCGCATCACTATCAGGGATATGATGCATCTGTATTGCCAAAGCATAATTTTCATTTACCATAAATGCTAAGCCTGCAATCATCACAGGAAAAGCGTATTTCAGCATTCTAAAAAATAAATCTTTTACAAACTGAAGCTGAACTTTGAAAATAATAGGAGAAAGCAAAACTGCACCCAATAAACTTCCCATTAAATTACTGAAAAATGGAAAAGAAACTTTTTCTTTCATGCCTAATTTTTGAGAAAATTCTGTAGGAATCCAAAGGAAAAGTGCTACTACTACAAGAGTTTGGAATAAGGATTGTAAAATTCTAACCGCGGTATATTTTATTGGCATTCCCTTAAAACGAAGCCATGCAAAAGGTATAACAGCTAAATTGTCTAAAAAAGCAATCCAAGCAAACCATTTAATGTATTCAGGGTTTTTCTCGTATCCAAAGTAGTTAGCTATTGGTTGATTAAAAATCAATACAGAAACCAAAAATAATGCAGAAAGCAAAGCCATGAACCAAAAAGAAGTGTTGAATGTCTTCTTTTCATTGTCTTTTTCAGCAGAAAATCTGAAGTAAGCTGTTTCAAAACCAAAAGATAAAACAATATTAACAAAAGAAATTAATGCATAAAGATTAGAAAACTTAGCGAAATCATTCGTGTTAATGTAATGGATGTATAAAGGATTGAGAACAAATAAAATTATTCTCGGCATTATAGCTCCAATTCCGTAAAT
Proteins encoded:
- a CDS encoding DUF4292 domain-containing protein, whose product is MKNYILILISSLALLSCKARKTVEQNPAPAENVSSNKAFFETITKKDAFESLKITSKVNAETDRFIPTIDGTFYIENDQKIWANFSFLFMSQARANITPAGIKAYEKINKTYIDSNFDYINNLLKVNFIDYRALQNLLLGKTFIPVNEKDYTFLQNENGYLLNSAKNQIITVNGKTSEYKTSLEYSPELTLKKVFLQDIKNNNSLEVSYNDYEIFGSQKLPKSVKIIIKAQKTDQILIENTKFEFLKMETPFSIPTNYTKTEIK
- a CDS encoding murein hydrolase activator EnvC family protein — protein: MMHKKLSLLLGLLAFSIFFSQQGRKEQLQKQNSELKKQIAAINATLAKARGEAKLSLAYLNDVNKKIALRERVYNNTQKEKRFIEDDIYLRQLEINKFNRELKVLRKEYADILVKAYKNKGVQNKVTFILSSRDLGEALRRVQYIKQYGEYQDKKAAEINQKATQIKKSIGLKQKSVKEKENLLNKQKQELAVIQVERKQKEVLLEEFKKNEAKLVGELRTKQAENKKVENAIRNLINEEIKAAKAKAEADKKAEAERIRLAKIAAEKEKAKIDAENKAKADALALAKKKAEEEERKATKLAREKAEAERVAKEKNDAEKIAKAEKEKKESEEKANAAKAKADEARNASKALADKTDKEKAAVEEKKMKDFGVGAITAGSNFAANKGKMSFPVPSGQVTERFGRQPHPVFKGITIENNGIKVVVPNGTRARCVFPGVVSNILVSGGAKTVLVKHGDYFSIYGNLENVNVAKNQQVSAGTTIGSIGTDFDGNFALDFQIWNGANPVNPLDWVSY
- a CDS encoding lipopolysaccharide biosynthesis protein, producing MKKILGDTLIYGIGAIMPRIILFVLNPLYIHYINTNDFAKFSNLYALISFVNIVLSFGFETAYFRFSAEKDNEKKTFNTSFWFMALLSALFLVSVLIFNQPIANYFGYEKNPEYIKWFAWIAFLDNLAVIPFAWLRFKGMPIKYTAVRILQSLFQTLVVVALFLWIPTEFSQKLGMKEKVSFPFFSNLMGSLLGAVLLSPIIFKVQLQFVKDLFFRMLKYAFPVMIAGLAFMVNENYALAIQMHHIPDSDAGAYGGTYKLAVLMTLFVTAYRMGIEPFFFKQMQSENAKNTYANVAEYFALFSSVVALGIITNISWLKLLFIPNKTYWIALDIIPIIVIANLFFGIYYNFSTWYKVTDKTHFGTIISWIGAGITIALNLLFLSKYGFMVSAWVKFSSYFLMMVLSYWLGQKYYPIDYKIKKMSFFIILLIVFSYITVEVFEYNFWLSNLLFIIYTTVLLYSEKKFILSKIKK
- a CDS encoding twin-arginine translocase TatA/TatE family subunit, which codes for MISPIIILSLSWQHILIVAIVLLLLFGGKKIPELMRGVGSGIKEFKDAVKEDEKKPEDKSQNPS
- a CDS encoding alpha/beta hydrolase family esterase — its product is MKNTIIVFLLIFSTKLFAQTEKFYQINVVERKALFFEPKLNSEKIPVVFVFHGHGGNAKHASRNLNFHQNFPEALVIYMQGIPGVTNSIVDKEGKYNGWQMNPDELQNRDVKFFDEVFSQISKNYNIDFDRIYAVGHSNGSRFVNVLWKMRPEKFAAFVTVAGPGGNWLKSAPQKSVWISFGKNDKIVPYKIQKFSSKQYLKFFEANESTAQTNGEITSYETSENKEIIIEDRNAGHEFPQNSIPKMVEFLKRNHL
- a CDS encoding sugar phosphate nucleotidyltransferase — protein: MKIIVPMAGRGSRLRPHTLTVPKPLIPIAGKPIVQRLVEDIAKVAGENIDEIAFIIGDFGPEVEQSLIEIAEKLGAKGSVYTQDEPLGTAHAIKCAEQSMQGDVVVAFADTLFRADFKLDTNSDGVIWVKKVADPSAFGVVKLDDYGFITDFVEKPQTFVSDLAIIGIYYFKSAEKLMEEINYIMSNDIKVGGEYQLTTALENLRQKGAKFSLGKVDDWMDCGNKNATVETNGKILQYEKEEFANFPASAEIENSLIIPPCFIGENVKIKNSKIGPYVSLGNGTCVENSNIENSLIQEKTVINHGNLSNSMIGSNAQYFGVSREISLGDYSVLDFLSKGND
- a CDS encoding DUF4254 domain-containing protein, translating into MSFTEHAWNIFNKSVEDYHLHDNVDFPINNPFENGSLEHLLYTKNWIDTVQWHLEDIIRDENIDPVEALQLKRTIDASNQKRTDLVEYIDSYFFQKYQNITPKSDAKINTETVAWAIDRFSILVLKVYHMNQEATRESATEEHRAKCTEKLNVLLEQKEDLSQAIDQLLLDIENGDVKMKVYKQMKMYNDESLNPILYQKSNS
- the deoD gene encoding purine-nucleoside phosphorylase is translated as MSVHISAKKGEIAKTVLQPGDPLRAKYIADNFLEDVKLVSKTRNIFYFTGLYKGKEISVGASGMGVPSIGIYSYELFTEYDVDTIIRIGTCGGYTTDLNVFDLINVDGAASESTYAKFAWEMDEEIMYHQGKAFDVINETAKELALETKAANIHTSDVFYRKTPGIPAIAEKYNCPAVEMEAFALFANAKHLGKNAATILTVSDIIPTGEEISADQRETALRTMMTLALESGIKL
- the dut gene encoding dUTP diphosphatase; amino-acid sequence: MTIKVINKSKHALPKYQTALSAGMDLYANISEPITLKSLERRLISTGLFISLPEGYEAQVRPRSGLALKNGITVLNTPGTIDADYRGEIGVILVNLSAEEFTINDGDRIAQMIIAKHETATWEEVNTLEETERGEGGFGSSGVAKK
- the ribA gene encoding GTP cyclohydrolase II; this translates as MITLQAESLVPTDFGNFRVMAFSDSEKDWMPHIALVAENTDFSKPINVRFHSECITGEVFHSKKCECGQQLDAAMKFIQENGGIIVYLRQEGRNIGIINKLKAYALQEKGLDTVQANLQLGLPADDRDFNVAIEILKLLDVKEINLLTNNPDKIKFVENSEIHLNKRIPLQMEANENSKEYLKTKKEYFGHLLDDETEK